The Stomatobaculum sp. F0698 genomic sequence TGGGCAATGAGACCGAGTGCCGGAGTCACCGCATTTTCCGCCTCCGTGAGATTCGAGGGGATGCGCGCGTAGACATAGCATTTGTCCGTGAGACGCACGTCCTTTGCGCCGAGCTCCTTTAAGTCCGCCTCGAGCTTACGCGCAAGGTCGAACTGCTTCTCGGTCGAGGGATGGGTTCCCGTTTCCTCCGAGGATTGGGTGTCTATTTTGATATAAGAAATGAGTCTTTCCAGTGCATCCATACCGTTGTCTCCTTCTTTTCAAACGAAGTCTGTTACAATCCCATCCTACACGATGGGTTGCAATAACTCAACACCCCTCGCGCACTCCCCTCAGACCGCAAACTTTAAATAGTAATAGACCGGGTTTGCGAGCTCAAGTGCGCGGATGCCGAAGTCCAGAAACACAGGCGCGCCGAGCAGGCTGAGGAGTAAGAGCGGCAAGAGTAGGGCAATGAGCAAGCTTCGTTTGCCCCGCGTCAAAATACCGGTTGAAATCACGAGGAAAAGGCAGAGCAGATTCAGGAGGAAAAGCGCTGCGATTTCCCGCGCCGGATGTCCGAAGAGGCCGCCCGCAAGAAGCAGAGCCGAAAAGGCGAGGGAGGCAAGCCCCTGTACCGCGAGCAGGTAGCGGAGCGCATAGCGCCGCTGCGCCGCACGCGGTACAAAATCAAACATGCCCTGTCTCAGGTCTTCCAGATAATAGAGCAGCGCGACAAAACTCATGAGCAAAAGCCAGAGCGCTCCCATGCCGCGAAGCGGGGCGCGGAGATAACTCACCGCCGCAGCCTCTCTGCCGCCCTCGTTTACATAGGAGATCAAATCGCCGTCGATTTGAATCTCCGCATAGCGCGCCGCAATTTCCTTCGTAAACGCGGGATCGTCCGGATCGCGCGCAAAGTTCTCCGCGAGAAAACGGCGGTAAATCTCATAGGAAATCGTCGGAAAAAACGCACGGTATAAGTTCTCGCGGGACAGTTTGACGACGGAACTATCCTCCCGCTCCAATACGGTGACCAACCATAGATTCTTTCCGGCTGTCATGCGCTCCACCCGCGCTTCGAGGTCCGCAGGCAGTATCCAGGCCGCATCCAGTTTCCCCGCGCGGAGCAAATCCCGCGCGGCGCTCTCGCTCTTTACGCTGCGGTAATGCAGCACGGACTCGCTTTGCAACAGGTTCTCGGCGATTGCAGCCGCGAGAGGGGAGCTTTTCCCCTCCTTCTCTTCCGCCACAATGCCGATTTCAAGAATGCCGCTCTTTTCCCGGCTTCCCGCGCGAATCAAAAGACCCATGAGCGGCAGGAGCAGAAGGAGCACCAGAAAGCTCTTCCGCCGAAAGAAACGCTTGCAGAGCAGATATTCCCAGCGAAGAAACTGCCTCATCTCTCCCTCCTTCCCGCCCGCAAAACACCCGCGAGCATGAGAAAAGCAAGCGCCCAGAGGAGCAACACGGCGCCGGGACGAAAAAGTGTGCCGAACGCCTCACCCGCAAGGAGCCGCTCCAGATAGCGAAAGCACTGCCCGCTCGGCAGCGCGCGGCTTAGCGCCTGCATGCGCGCAGGGAAGAAGGCCAGCGGATAAAAGCAGCCGGAGAGAAACGCGAGGAAGATTCCGGCAAAGAGTTGCAGAAACGCGCCGGCAAGCAGCCCCTCTGCGAGCTCGTAAAGCAGAAACTGGAGTGCGGTCGCAAAGAACAGCGCAGGCAGGAGCCCCGCAAACATTTCCCGAAGCAGCGGAAGGAGCGGAAGAAAGGCGAGGGTCTGCAAGCCGAAATAGGCAAAATATTCCGAAAGAAGCTGCGCACCGCAACTCACCCCCTCGGCCGTAAGCAAGCGCCCCAGTACCGGTGCGCGACCGGCCGCAAAGGGCAGGGCGCTTACCCCCGAGGCAAAGAGCAAAAAGCAGAGTAAGGCTGCCCGGTAGTACTGCGCGAGATCCGAACCCGCAAGCGCTACCACCGTCTCCGCATTGTAGTTTCGGTTTCGATTTAAAACCGTGCCGAGATAGCGGAGATTGATCTCCGTCAAGAGCTTCGCATGGCGATCCCGCGCGCCGTGGGCATCAAAATAGCCCTCCGCCGCATAGATGCCCCGCTCGGTTTCCTTTAAAATCACCTCTGCCGCGCTGCCCGCCTCGCGAATCAAGGCGCTGTTTAACCCCGCCTCGAGCCCGCCTCCCACATAGTGTATGGTCTTATTCTCGCCCTCCGAGAGCGCGGAGAGAAAGTCATCCGGCACTTCGAGATAGGCCTGAATCTCGCCTCGCTTTAATTTCTCGGCAGCCGCCTCTTTGTCCAGCTGTTCATAGGAGATTGCAAGGCGGGAGCTGTCCATGTTATTTAGGATGCCGAGCCCCGTCCCGAGATAGGTCTGTCCCTGCCCTCCCACAATGCCGAGTTTCAGCTTGGCGGTCCCCTCCTCCGAGGGCGCAAATAGCCGTGTCAGGTAAAGCAAAAGCAGGGCCGCCGCCGCGAGCAGGAGAAGATTCGCAAGGAGGGCACCCGGAAGCGAGCGGAGTGCGCGCTTCCACTGCGCGCCGAAATAGCGCCTCATAAGAACAAGGCCTCCGCCGCCGCCGCGCTCTCCGGCTGCGGAATCTCGCGCAGCACGCCGTCCCGGAGAAACACCAGTCGATCGCAGTGCGCAAACTCCGCAAAATCGTGGGTCACAAAGAGCGCCGTGCCGCCCGCCGCCGTAAAACGCTTTAGGTAGGCATAAAACTGCGCCTTGCCCTCCATATCGAGCGCCGCGGTCGGCTCATCCAGCAAGAGAATTTTCGGCTCCCGCAACACGGCAATTGCGATTGAGAGTCGCTTCTTCATGCCGCCCGAGAGCTTTGCGACGGGCTTATTCAAAAACGCCGCAGCGCCGAGGGCCGTAATCACGCCCTCCGGTGCGAGCCCGCGCGCCACGGTCGCCCTGTCGTGCCAGAGCAGTAAGTTATCAAAACCGGACAACTCCTCCATCAGCGGATTCGCCTGCGGCGAAAAGCTGACCAGCGCCCTGCGGCGCTTCGCATTCGCGAAGAGTTCCTCTTCCTCGTAGCGGAAGCTGCCACTGTCCGGCCGCAGAATTCCCCCCAAAACGGAAAGAAGTGTGGTCTTCCCGCTGCCGTTTCCGCCGAGAATGCCCACACAACTTCCGTTCGCCGCCTGCAGGTTAATCTCCCGCAGGACAGCGTTCTTTCCGTATTGCTTTTTAATCTGATGTAAAACCAGCATTGATTACTGCATCATACCCGATGCCTTCAGGGACTGCTCGAGCATATCGAGGTAGTTGCTCGGGATATCCGTCTGACGGAGCTGTCCCAGATAACCGCTCCAGTTAGCGCCCTTCATGAATGCCTCAAACGCCGCATCATCCGAAACGTCGACAATGTCGCTCGGTGCGCTCGGCTCCTCGCCGCCCTCGCCGCGGGTGGTATCAATCGCAATCGTGACGTACGGCGTGTCGCCGCTCTTCAGGGCCACCGTGCCCTTGGTGCTCTTCGCGGTCTCCGCGAGATCGAAGTCGATTGCAAATGCGCTGAGATCCATCATCGAGCTGCTGCTCTCGCTCTCAAGGCGGACGCTACCCTTTGCGGTAAGCTCGCTCTTCTTGAGTGCCTCAAGATCAAGCTCGTCGAGCGTAAGAACCGCAACCTTCGAACCCTCCTGGGTGAAGGTGAACTCACCGCTCATCTTCTTGCCGTTGTTCTTGCCCTTGCCGTCCACGCGGAACAGCTCGTTTCCGTCCTCGGAGAAGGTGATCTCGGAAGCGAACTCCTCGCCCTTGTTCGGTGCCTTCATCGTGAACACATAGTTCTCGCTGGCATTCGCGTTCTCAATGCGAAGCTCTCTTGCGATGACCTTGTCGCCCTCGCCGAGCCAGATGGTGGAAACGAGCTTGCCCTCAAGCTTCTGCTCCCCTTCCTTCTCGAGAGACTCCTTGAACTTCTCGTACGTTTCCTCATCGGTGCTTGCCTTGATGATATCCGCAAGATTCTGGTCGTTCTTTGCGGTCTCGACAATCTTCTTGCCGAGCTCGGTCAGCTGCTCGCCGTCGAAAGTAACCTCAAGCTTGGTTGCGTTGACGGTGTAATCGCCGACCGTCACATCTTCCTTGGACTCCTTGACATCCTTCGCAGCGTCCGTGATGATCTTCGTATAGTTGGTCACGAGCTCGTCGAGCTTCTTGCCCTCCGGGAGTTTCTTATACTCGCTCATCATCTCGCCGAAGCTTGCGCTGTCGCCGAGCACGCTGCCCGGGATGTGCATGTACTTATCCGCGAGTTCCGGAATCTGCAGGTAGAGATCGTTGTCGGACATGACAAGGTTCATCGTGCCGAGTGCCTTGTCGTTCAGGCTGAGCGCAATGCTCTCCTCAAGCGCCGACTTGCCGATCTTTGCGCTCATCTTCATGCCGAGGGTCTTGATCCAGGAGAGGTCCGTGCCGCCCATCAACGCGCTGAGCGTGCTCTTGCCGCCGTCCTCCAGGGTAATCACGATATCACCGCTGCCGCTCTGGACCTTATCGCTCGCAAGCTTATCTCTCGTGGTCTCGTAAGCACCCGTGAACTGCGTGGTGAACTCCTTGACCTGCTTCTGCTCAGCCTCTTTGTAGCGCTGATCCGGAGAACTTGCCTTCTTTCCGCAACCGGTTGCCAGTGCCATTGCCGCAACGACAGATGCCGCGCCGACCGCAGCTCTCTTCCATCTTCCAAACAATCTCATTGGTTTCCTCCCTTTCCGCCTAAGCTTTTAGGCCGTTCCGTTAGTATAACATATTTTCTTTATTCACGGAATGTTCACAAAGCATATTTTGATTTCTTTTCGTTTTTCGTAAGATATCTTCAGGAAAAGTCTGACGCAAGCGCTTCCCAGACCGCATCCATGCCGTTGTGCGCACGAATATAGGCCGAAGCGCGCTCGGACATCCCTTCCAGGACCTTGCGGTCGCGGTATAAGCGGAGCGCCGCCGCCGCAAAGCGGGGCGCGCTGTCCTCGATCTCCATGACCGTCTCCGCAGCCGGAATGCCCTCCGCACCGATCGAGGTCGTGAGCACCGGCGCGCCGTAATAGAGCGCCTCAATGACCTTGCCCTTCACGCCCGCACCGTAGCGGAGCGGCACCACGACCAGACGGCAGTTCTCATAGAGTTCCCGCAGCCGTTCGTCCGAGACAAAGCCCAGGATGTGAATACCGTTCTCGGGGTTGTGAAGGGCTTTCAGTTCTTCCGGCACCTTGGAGCCCGCGACATAGAAATTGACCGGCTCTTCCGCGCGTATCTCGGGGAATACCTCTTTCAGGAACCAGAGCACCGCATCCAGATTCGGCGGGTGGGCAAAACCGCCCACAAAGAGCAGTCCCTCTCTCTTCTCATAGCCGAAATCGCTTAGCTCCGGGAAGCTGTCCCAGACATAAGCGGTCAGGGGCTTCACACGTATGGTGCTGTCGATTGCATGTATCGCCCTGCACTCCTCCTCCGAGGGGTAGAAACTGAGCGCCGCCTTCCGGAGCAGCGTAAGCTCCACACCCTTCCAGTAGGCCGAGGCCTCCCGGTGCGCCTCCTCTCCCGTCAGCTCGTACTCGCGCCGCTCGCGGAGGAAGTGGAGATCGTGTCCGTAGTAGAGGACGCGGATAGACGTTCTCTCCTGAATAAAGTCAATGTACTTGCTCGCAATGTGCGGGCGGTTCAGGTAGACAAAGTCGATATCCGAAGCGTGCTTCTCAATCCAATCCCAGATTCCCTTCTGCATGGCCTCGCCGTAGAGCACCTCAATGCCGAGCTGGGTCAGCGCCGTGGTGTAGGGTTCCTCCGCTGCGAAGTTGTCGCCGAGGAATTTGACCTGATAGCCCTGCTTCACAAACATCTTTAAGTACTGCCAGGTCGTGCGGCTGCCCGCGTCCTTGTCAAAGGTCGGTACATAGTGATCCACCACAAGGATAATCTTTTTGCCCTTGCTCCGCTCGCGCGCCCGGAAGGGATCCGGGTTGCCGTTGTTCTCAAACTGCTCGGCAAGTTCCTTCTTCCACTTTTCCTTTAACTTCTCGGTGTTCTCGATCTGGTAGCGCTTTAAGCCCGTGCCCTGCACATCCGTGCCGTTCGAGATGCCCTCGAAGTGGATGACCACCGACTTCGGCTGGTAGACCACGCGGTAGCCGTGGGCGCGCACCTCAAAGGCGAGATCCGAGTCCTCGCAGTAAGCGGGCGCATAGCGCGTGTCAAAGCCGCCGATTTCCTTCCAGAGCGCGTGGCGAATCAAAATCGCCGCGCCGGACATATAGTCGACATCCTTCACGTAGTTAAACTCCGGCAGTGTCGGGTCCTGCAGTCTGCCGTAGTTCCAGCCGGAGGCATCGCTCCAAATAATGCCGCCCGCCTCCTGAAGCCGTCCGTCCGGGTAGACCAGTTTGGATCCCGTCATGCCGATGCTCAGGTCTTCGTCCATCAGTTTTAAAAGCCAAGTAAGCCATCCCTCGGTCACCTTGGTATCGTTGTTCAGGAAAAAGAGGAATTCGCCGCGCGCCTTTAAGGCTGCCTGGTTACAGTTCTTTAAAAAGCCCTGGTTGGTCTCGTTTCTCGCAATCACCAGTCCCTCCGCAAAATCCGAGAGGCGCTTGGTCGCATCGCTCGAGACATCATCCGCGATGATCACCTCATAGGGGATGTCCTTCGTGTGCTCGAGAAGAGAAACCAGGCAGGCATAGGTGTACTCAATCTGGTTATAACAGGGGATGATAATCGAGACCCGCGGCGACTCAAACTGCGGGAAACGCAGCTTCCCGTGCTCTCGATAAATATCGCCGATTGCGAACTCGCCGTCTGCCAGATTCTTGCCCTCCGGCGTGTGCATGAGTTTCCAATGTTGCAGCGGATGCCGCACCGCATTCAGGCGGAATAAAAGGTGCTTTCTCTCCCTGGAGCCCTTCGGGTACTTTGCGTTAAAGATTGCGCTCGCCTTTCGACGAAGGCGGGAGTAGAGCGTCTGGTGGCGACTCAGATACTGTAAGGTTTCCGCGAGCTGTCCGTTCTCCGCGCGGAGATCCCGTATCATGGTCTCCAGATTTACGACGTGATTGTCCGTCAGGCGCTTCACCTCGGTGATTTTCTTAATCTCCGCATCCCGAATGCGAATCTCCTCCCAGGAGGCCGCGAGCTGCTCCCTGGTCTCCTCGAGGGTGCGCTCGGTCCGCGCGATGATCTCTGCGTTCTGCTGGGAGACAATGAAGCGGTCCAAGAAGCGCGCCTGTTCCTCGCCGGCCACGCTGCGCTGGAAGGCCGCCTCCTCTGCGGCAAAGCCTGCCGCCTCTTTTGCCGAAATGCCGAAGCGCAGCAAAAAGGCCTCTTCCGTGCCGAGCCCGAGGCTCTCGCGCTGCTGCTCGTAAAAGCTTCGAAGCGCGCGGTAGCGCACATAGCTCTTGTTGAGCGGCGTCGCCGAGACCCACTCGCAGTCGATACCTGTGAGCGGAACCTTGTTGATGCCGAGCGCTTCCGCGCCCTCCGGCACAAGGAAGTTGTCGAAAATCGCATCGATGTTATGCACCTCGCCGCCGCCAATGATACGCTGCAGCGCGCGCTCCAGCGTGTCCTCAAGAGGCTGTCCCTGCGAAAGCTCGCGACAGATGACGCTCGTAAAGCTCTCGCCGAGCACATAGGGGAAGCAGGCGCTTGTAAGGCCGTCCGCGGTCGCTATCTCCGCATCCGCGTATTGCAAGCCCCTGTCCTCGCTCCGCAGTAACGCGAGGCGCTCCGCAAAGGCCGAGATGTGTGCATTGCCCTCGGGGAGAGCGCGCGCTTTTCGACCCGCCGCGTGCCGTCCGCCGCCTCCCAAATAATCGTGACCAGGCGGTACGCTGCCGTCCGGTTTCGGTTGTACTTCACAAAAACAGGGCGCTCCGCCGCCGTCTCGCCGCCCTTGGTCCAGCAGGCGAGGAAGGAGTCCGCAAAGCGCGGGTAGAGCCCGTCTCGGCACACCTCGTTGTACTTTGCGCCCACATTGATCGCGACATAAGTCGGAAACCCGTAGGCCGGAATCACGCGGGACAGCTCGCCGACTTCCGGGAGACGCCGCTCCGAGTATATGGTATCCGCCAGGTTTTTGAGCGGCTCCGGGAAGTAGAAGAATCCGCTTCCCCCCTCCGCTTCCGTGAGCGCCGAGAGTTTCTCAAAACTCAGCGCGTTCTCGCCGAGTTTTTGTCCCGCAAAGGCGCGGACACCGTAGGCATTTTCCGCGGCAATCAAAAGGGTGCCGCCCGGGCTGAGAAGTTCCCGTGCCGCAACGAGCGCTGCCTCGCCATCGCTTCCGAGGGTCCCGTCAAAGAGGATATAGTCAAACCGCCCGGAGAGCGCCGTGCTCTGATCGCCGAGTTTTCCTACCAAAGTCTCAAATTCTCCCGGGAGCTTTAAGCTTTCTTTTCGCGCCCGCAGAAGGGCAAGCGCCGACATGTCCGTATCAACTGCCGTGACCGCGAGTCCCTTTCGGAGCAGAAGTGCCAAAAGACCGCCGTCCCCGGCACCGGCAAGCAGAAGTTTCGCGCCCGCGCGGAAGGGGTACCAGTCAAGCAGGCTCTCGCGGCGATCGGAAAAGAGCTCTAAGGTTTCAAGCTCCGGATTTTCGTCGAGCATGCGCGCCGTATCGTTCCCGTAGCGCTCGAGCAATTCCTTGGCTTTTTCAATTCTCTCGCTCATGCCTTCTCCTCCCTCACGGCCTCAACCTCCGAGCCCATGTCGTAAAAGCCCACGGTGTTCTTGTTCGAGATGACCGTTAAGCTCAGCACGTTATAGAGGCGGTGGTACACCACGTGCTCGCCGTTCTCATAGCCGGTGCAACTCATGGAGAGCAGATATTCGCCTCCCTGCAGATTCATCTTCTGCCGGAACGAAACCGTGTAGACATCGCCGTCCTTGACGGGCTTAATCTCCGTGCCCTCAAAGAGGGTGTTGGTTCCCGTGATATCCGTCCCCTTCTTATCCCGCAGGGTGTAGGTGAAAATCGGATTTTCGATCGGCGCGTGGAAGCGAACGCGCTCCCGTATCGTGAACATCTCCCCCTTTAAGAGGAGGTTCGTCACATTGCCGCGCGCGTCAAGGGTTCCGAAGTCCTCAAAGCTCGCTCTGCCGTCGCCGTACTCCTGCACTTCGGGATTCAGGTTCATGCGGTCTTTCATGCGCTTATCGGAGACCGTCGCTTCGACCGGTAAGCCGAGCGCCTCCTTCTTCTCTTCAATCAGTGCCTCGGCAAGTTCATCGGTCTGGTTTGCCAATATCTTCTTATAGAGGTCCACCATCTTGCCGGCCTCGCCCTGTGCCACAAAATGACCGCGATTTAAGAGCACTACCTTGTCGCAATATTTGATGATGCTGCCCATGTCGTGGCTCACCATGAGTATGGTCGTGCCGTTCTTCATCATCTCCTCCATACGGCGGTAGCACTTCGCCTGGAAGAAGACATCGCCGACCGAGAGCGCCTCGTCGACAATTAAGATCTCCGGGTCCACATTGATGGCGAGCGCAAAGGCGAGGCGCACGAACATACCGGAAGAATAGGTCTTGACCGGCTGGTTCACAAAGTCCCCGATGTCCGCAAAGCGGAGAATGTCATCCATTCTCCGCTCCATCTCCTGCCGCGAGAAGCCCATCATGGTACCGTTCATATAGATGTTCTCGAGGCCGGTGTATTCGCTGTTAAAGCCCGCGCCGAGCTCCAGGAGCGCCGAAATATTGCCGGAGACTTCCGCCGTCCCCGTGGTCGGACTCAGCACGCCGGTGATGATTTTCAGTATGGTCGACTTCCCCGATCCGTTCGTCCCGATGATACCGACCGTCTCTCCCTTCTTCACATCAAAGGAGATGTCCGAGAGTGCAAAGAAGTCACGATGATAGGACTTGTGGGTCAGGCTCACGGCCTCTTTCAGGCGGTCTATCGGTTTGTCGTAGAGCTTATAAATTTTACTGACTCCCTGCACCGAGATTGCCAGATTTTTATCCATGAATCAGTCTCCTCTTTTCTCACAGCACATCGGAAAAATGCGGGCGCAGCTTGCGGAACAGGCGAAGCCCGAGCGCAAGCAGGGCAAGTGTCACCGCCCAGAAATAAAGGCTCTGCATGGGCCGCTCAAAGAACCAGTTCCCGGCTATCATGCTGTCCCGGTAACCGCTCACAATGTAGTGAATGGGATTTAATTTCAGTATCGGCATAAGCTTTTCCGGGAAGTTCGGGAACATCTCGGGCGCCCACATGATGGGAACCAGCCACATGCCGAACTGGAGACAAATACTCACAATCTGCGACATGTCCCGGAAAAAGACCTGCACCGCCGATGTGACCAGCGTGAGCGCGAGAATCAAGACCGAGAGCGCCGCACTGTAGTAAATGAGCTGCAGCCAGGTGATGAGCGGCAGTCTCCCGTAGCAGAAGAACATCGCAATCATAATCATGACAAAGATTGCGTGCACCAGAAGGCAGGACACGAGCTTGATGACCGGCAACACCTCTACGTTAAACACCACCTTCTTAACCAGATAGTGGTACTCCTGCAGACAGTTGGTGCCGGCATTCATTGCCTCCTGGAAAAAGAACCAGGGGACGATGCCGGGGACCAGCCAGAGCACATAGGGCACGCCGGGAATCGGCGGCACCGACTTAAAGCCGAGCTGAAAGATCATGAAGTAAATGAGTACGGTCACAATCGGTTGGACAAACATCCAGATAATGCCGAAGTAGGAGCCCACAAAGCGCTTTCGAAAATCCGCCTTGGCGAGCTCAAAGATGAGCTTTCGGTTCCCGAAGAGCTCACGCACAAGTTCCGTCATAACAATCTCCTCAAACTCTCAGCACGGCAAGCGCAAAAATGCGGATTCCCACGCAGAGATTCAATATCACGAAGCCGTAGGGCACAAGGCGCTTAAACGGCAGGCCGCTCTGCAAAGCCTTGCTCTGCAGCCCGAAGAGAAAGAGCGGCAGGAGGGGCAGGAAGTATCTGCCCTGCACCCCTTCAATCCAGAGCGCATCGCGGGACGTCCAGGCGAGCAGCATCGCAAAGAGAATCCCGAAGAAACTGATGCATCCAATCAGGAGCGCATAGAAACGCGCAAAGCGGCCCGGCTCTCTGACTTCCATGTAGTGCGGCCCGAACTTCTCCTCGTCGGCAAGCGCTTCTTGCGATGCTTCCTCTTCCCGCGTTTCGCGCAGCGTTTCCGCCGCCTCTGCGATATGTTCCGTCGTCGCAGCGGTCAGCACTTCGCCCGCCGTCTCCTGTTCGGACAAGGCCGAAAGCGCAGCTTCCGTGTTCACCTCACCCTCCGGTTCCGCAGGCGTCGCGGCCGTCGGCACTTCGCCGGTCGTCGCCGTATCCGCTTCTGTCGCGACCGCGGCCGCCTCGACTTCTTCCGCCTCGTCATCGTCCTGCCAAGCGGCTTTGCTGCCCGGCACCAATACATAGTTTTTTTCACCCGTGCTGTCCGCAACGGTCAGCGCGACCAGACCGAGCGCAAAGAATAGGGTCTGCAGACCGGACGCCCCGAGCAGCGGATCCAGATTGCCGAGTTTCATTCCTATCATCTCCGCGCCCCAATTCAACAAGCGCGCCGAGAAACTGTTCACCAGCATGCGAAGGGTAAAGAAGGGATGCGAGAAGAGCTCCGAAGCCGTAAAGCCTGCGTGGCTCATATCGGCGCTCACATTGCCCGCCTGCTCCGCCGCTGCCGGGAAGAAATAAGCCTCCAACACATTCGCATTGACCGCGAGTACCGCCGCGATCAGCGAGAGCAGAAGAATCAGGATGCAGAGCAGCTTTTTGCCAAAGCCGCCGAAAACGCGCGCCGGAATGAGCAGCGCGAGCAGAATAACAGGCGCATAGACCAGCTTGCAGGGGCCGAAGAGCGCCGCGAGTGCGCAGAGTGCGATGAGTTCCCGCGCGCGTATTTCTTCCGTCCCGTAAGCGAGCTTAAAGACCAGCGCCGTAAAGAGAAATACCGTTCCGATTAAGCCCGCATCGTAGGAGAGCGAAGCCGCGAGGTGTAGGCTCATCGGCAATAAGCCCGCCGCCGCAAACCACGACTTTCCGATCGGCGTGGTTCGCACCGCGAGTGCGGTCAGCGCGACATAGCAGCAGAGGTTCAGGAACTTTCCGAGGAAGAGCAGTCCCACGGCGCCGAGTCCTAGCACACGCGCGATCGAGAATCCTATGGCCTGCGGCAGGTAGAAAACAGGCGTGGTCTTCACATCCGGAATCGGCGAAGCGACCGGCTTGGTCGAAAACGCATAGCGCTTCTCCCAGTCCTTCACCGCGCGGTAGGTGGTCTGCTTCACCGGATTGCCGAGCACTTCCGGAATTTCTTCCGTATCGTCCGGAATTTCCGGCGTCTTCACCCCGTTCATATCCTCCAGCGGATAATCGCTCGCGCGCACCGCCGTGAGACCCGCGGGACGAATGAGCGGATCTTCAAAGAGCATGGTCGAAGAAATGCGATAAGCCGTGCTGTAGTGACTCAGCTCATCCGGCGCCGAAAGCCCCGGCATCACCGCGAGATAGAGCACGCCGAGCACCATCGCGGAAAAGGCATACGCGCGATACATGCGATTGCTCTTCCGACTCCAGAGCAGCGCCGCAAAGAGCGCCGTAATCACAGAGGCCGGAAACAGGAGCTCATAGAGCACAAAGAGCAGGTTGTCCTTAAAGTGGG encodes the following:
- a CDS encoding DUF2142 domain-containing protein → MEQNNKQAVRTWPFFLLGLVFVLLSGLYGAIAALDAAAHFKDNLLFVLYELLFPASVITALFAALLWSRKSNRMYRAYAFSAMVLGVLYLAVMPGLSAPDELSHYSTAYRISSTMLFEDPLIRPAGLTAVRASDYPLEDMNGVKTPEIPDDTEEIPEVLGNPVKQTTYRAVKDWEKRYAFSTKPVASPIPDVKTTPVFYLPQAIGFSIARVLGLGAVGLLFLGKFLNLCCYVALTALAVRTTPIGKSWFAAAGLLPMSLHLAASLSYDAGLIGTVFLFTALVFKLAYGTEEIRARELIALCALAALFGPCKLVYAPVILLALLIPARVFGGFGKKLLCILILLLSLIAAVLAVNANVLEAYFFPAAAEQAGNVSADMSHAGFTASELFSHPFFTLRMLVNSFSARLLNWGAEMIGMKLGNLDPLLGASGLQTLFFALGLVALTVADSTGEKNYVLVPGSKAAWQDDDEAEEVEAAAVATEADTATTGEVPTAATPAEPEGEVNTEAALSALSEQETAGEVLTAATTEHIAEAAETLRETREEEASQEALADEEKFGPHYMEVREPGRFARFYALLIGCISFFGILFAMLLAWTSRDALWIEGVQGRYFLPLLPLFLFGLQSKALQSGLPFKRLVPYGFVILNLCVGIRIFALAVLRV